The DNA sequence CCGGACGGCTCCTCATCGCTGCCGTTCTGGCACTGGTTCCTGCCGCCGTACCGACCGATCGATTCCGTCTCGCAATTGCTGACGCAGGCTCGCCGATAGTGCGGTGCCGCTGCTGGGCAATGCCCTGATCACCATGCGATCCACCGGTTCAAGTCCGGGCAGCACTTCTGCGGCAACATGCCGAAGCCTGCGAGATACCCGGTGGCGTACCACTGCTCCACCGACCGACTTTCCGACGATCAAACCGATCTTCGGACCCTCGGCGGGCCCGGACGTGGAGCCCACGCAGCCGCGCTGGAGGTGAATCACCAAGTCCGCGTGGGCACTTCGCACTCCACGCTTGACGGTCTGCCGGAATTCGGATGATTTAGTCATCCGGTGTCGAGTCGGTAACACCGACTACCTACCTGCGCCCGAAACTCAGGCGGTCAGTTCCTTGCGGCCCTTACGACGCCGGACCGCAATGATTGCGCGACCCGCACGGGTGCGCATGCGCAACCGAAAACCGTGGGTACGCGCGCGACGCCGATTGTTTGGCTGGAAGGTCCGCTTGCCCTTTGCCACCGCTACTACTCCTTCATGTCCGTCACGCCATCAACTGACATCACTCACGCCGTACGTTCACGACGCATGCGATGTGCTGAGACGCATCAGTCCGTTGGTACTTCTCACTCGCCACCGGCGCGGTGCCTACGGAATCTCGGGTTTCATCCCTGATGACGT is a window from the Mycobacteroides salmoniphilum genome containing:
- the rnpA gene encoding ribonuclease P protein component; the encoded protein is MLPTRHRMTKSSEFRQTVKRGVRSAHADLVIHLQRGCVGSTSGPAEGPKIGLIVGKSVGGAVVRHRVSRRLRHVAAEVLPGLEPVDRMVIRALPSSGTALSASLRQQLRDGIDRSVRRQEPVPERQR
- the rpmH gene encoding 50S ribosomal protein L34 — its product is MAKGKRTFQPNNRRRARTHGFRLRMRTRAGRAIIAVRRRKGRKELTA